DNA from Sulfitobacter albidus:
CCATCGCACGGGCAACGACGCTTTCCGCGTTCTGCTCCCCCAGCTGCGTATAGAGCGCGCCCAGACGCACCTGATCCAGTTCGACCTGCTCGACAAGTCGCAATTGCTCGACAACACCCATGATACTTCCCTTCACGCGCCCCCACGGCTGCCGAGCCTTATGGGGGCCGGAGTTTTAGAAATCCTTTCGCGGCCGGGCGGATTAACGCTCGAAATTGGGCGGATTTCGGTCTAATTGGGGCTAACTGCGACAAGAGGACCCATGACCCATGCATGAGGCAAAACCATTGCCCTCCTACCTGGTGCAACGCTACCAGGGTTGGAAAGTTACAAGTTACGCCGAAAACCGTGCGTGGTACCAGAAGCTGGCGACGGACGGGCAGCACCCCCGTGCCATGGTGATTTCGTGCTGTGACAGCCGGGTAAACGTCATTTCCATGTTCGGCGCCGAGCAGGGTGAACTGTTTATCCACCGCAATATCGCCAATTTGGTGCCGCCCTATCAGCCCGACGGGAAGGAGCACGGCACATCGGCGGCGATTGAATACGCGGTACAGGTTCTCAAGGTCGCGCATCTGATCGTGCTGGGCCATTCCAATTGCGGCGGCGTTCAGGGCTGTTTGAACATGTGCCGGGGCGATGCGCCCGAGTTGGAAGGCAACCACAGCTTTGTCGGGCGCTGGATGGACATCCTGCGGCCCAAATACGATGACGTGAAGGATATCGGCGATGAGGATACGCAGCTGCGGGCGCTTGAAAAATCATCGGTGATGATGTCGCTGGAAAACCTGATGTCCTTCCCGTGGCTTGCCGACAAGGTTGCGGAGGATACCTTGACCCTGCACGGGCTATGGGTCGACATCAGCGCCGGGACGCTGGAATTTTACGACACGCAAGAGGCCCGGTTCCGGGCAGTGTAACCCCGCTTTACCCGCGTGGCGGGAAAGCAAAGAAAGGCGCAGCATGTCCGATCTATTGAGCCTCGCGGGCCAGAATCTTCTGTCGCCGATCATTCTCAGTTTTGTTCTTGGTCTCGCGGCGTCGCTGGCCCGGTCGGATCTGAGCATCCCCGAAGCGGTCGCCAAGGGCATGTCGATCTATCTGCTGTTTGCCATCGGCTTCAAGGGCGGGGCGAGTGTTGCCTCCTACGGGCTGGACGCGCGGCTGGGATTTTCGCTGCTGGCGGGGGTGATCCTGTCGGCGCTGCTGCCACTCATTGCCTTTGCGCTGCTCAAGGTGATGACGGGGATGAGCCGCCTCGATGCGGCTGCGGTGGCTGCGCATTACGGCTCCATTTCGATCGTGACTTTTGTTGCCGCGACATCGGTTCTCGAAGGGCGCGGGGTGGAGTCCGAGGGCTATATGGTCGCTGTCGCCGCCGCGATGGAAGCGCCCGCGATCCTGTCGGCGCTATGGCTCATCTCGCGCGGGGGCGGGGATGCGGCAAAGGGGATGGATAGCGCGCTGATCCGCGAGATCATGCTGAACGGATCCATCGTGCTGCTGGTCGGCAGTTTCTTTATCGGCTGGGCCACGGGGGAGCGGGGGCTGGCCGAAATCTCGAGTTTTATCGTCAATCCGTTCAAGGGTGTGCTGTGCCTTTTCCTGCTCGATATGGGGCTTGTTGCGGGGCGTGGGCTGCGCGGGGGCGGCAAGGTGCTGACGCCCGGCGTGCTGGCCTTCGGCGTGCTGATGCCCCTGATCGGGTCGGCCTTCGGGCTCGGTGCGGGGCTTTTGCTGGGGCTTAGCTCGGGCGGTGTGGCGCTGATGATGGTGCTGTCGGCCTCGGCGTCCTACATTGCGGTGCCCGCGGCGATGCGGGTCGCATTGCCCGAGGCGAACCCGTCGCTGTACCTGACGCTATCGCTGGGCGTAACATTTCCTTTTAACCTGACCGTCGGCATCCCCCTTTACGTGGGTGTCGCCATGGCAATGACCGGAGGCTGATCCGATGCAGACTCACAAGGCTAAACGTGTGGAAATCACCATCGAGAACGTGATGCAGTCGCGGCTGACGAACGCGCTGGAGGGGGCGGGCGTGACCGGTTATTCCATCCTGCCCGTTCTCGGTGGGTCGGGTCGATCCGGCGCATGGACACGTGCCGGGCAGGTCAGCCGCGCGCAGGGGATGGTGCAGGTCGTGTGCATCATTCGCCCCGACAGGCTGGATGCTCTGCTGGATGCCGCTTTTGCGGTGGTCGAGCGGCACATCGGCGTGGTCAGTGTTGTCGATTGCGACGTGCTGCGGGCGGAGCGGTTCTGAACCGTTAACGCGCCGTTAACCATGCACCGCGCAGGCTGGGGCATGGAATTGGAATCGGTCATGCTCAAGCTCCCGCGGGAGCTGTTGTCGGGGGCGCAGCGGGTTGCGACGGCGCAGGATGTCACCATCGGGCATTTGGTACGCGTCCTTCTCAAGCGTGAGGTCGACCGGCAGCTGAATACCCCAAAGGTGCCCCCGGACCCACGGCTTATCGCGGCCCTTCAGGCGCTCCTCGCCACGGATATGGCCGCCGCGCGGGATTGGGAGGATCTGGCCGTGCGATTGCGCCCGCATGGCTATGCGCTGCGCCTCGCCGCGGGCGAGCTGATCGTGCGCAAGCTGAGCTGCGGTACACGTGTCTGCAAAGCGTCCGATCTGGGGATGGAATACGGCGATCTGGTGCGCCGTTTCGGCGGCCCGATGCCGGAGCACACACACGCGATGACACACCGCGGCGTTATGCCCGCCGGCAAGCTGGACGACCGCCGCCATGGGTTACTGAGCGCGCAGCTCGCCGCCGCCACCTGCTGGCCTGATCTGATTGCGCGCCTTGCCCGCGAGGGGATGGAGATGCGCGCGCTGGGCGCGGGTCTGGGGATATACGTCAGATCGACTGGTCGGCATCTGTGCAACACGGATGCGATTGGCGCGTCCTATGATGCGCTGATTGCACGGTTTGGTGAACCCTTGCCAGAGAGGGGCGGCGATATCGCAGGGGCTCCGCTGACCGCGACACGAACCTAGGGCCACATGGCGCCCCCGGCCTGAGAAAAAAGCGGGTCTGATCAAATTGATGGTATGGGCGCCGCTGTGCGTGGCCAATCATGGCAAATTCGCGCGGACAAAGCGCGGATCCCGTTTGCTGCGCGCCGCGCCTCCGGTCGATTGCCTCCCGCAGTGGCGGACGTATGCCGACAACTATCGCAGATTGGTGCCTTCGGGCCAGCGGATGTCCTGCTCGAGCGTGATTGCCCGCTCCCCGCCAGCGCCAAGCGTAAATGACCATTCCAGCAACCCGCGGGTGTCATCGACATTCGCTGTGGTCGGGGCTGGATCAGCGGCCCAGTTGACCGTCAGATCGTCCTGTTCGCTGTAGGGCACGGCCTCACGCAGCTCAACTTCCCAGCTCTCCTGACCAAGGTTTTCGATCTCCAGACGGGTAAATTGCAGTCGCTGGTTGCTGCGGTTGATAATGCCGCGATCCCCGTCGCTGCGATCGAGCACGGTGCGCGTCAGGCGCAGATCCTCGATCGGGCCAAAGGCCTGCGTGATCGAGGCACCTGCGGCAACGGCCGCAAACGCGGTTTGCCCGACAAGACCACCGTCGACGAAGAGCTGTGCCACGGGGGCGGCAAGCAACGGCTCGGCGCTGGAATTAACGGCCTCGGCCATCAGAAAGGCGGTGGTATCGAAGGCAGGTACCGCGCGGGCGAACAGCCGCGCGTCAAAGCGCAATGTATCGAGGGCAACGCGCGCGCCATCGGCGCCGGGGGCGATATCGATGCTCTCCGGTACGGGATAGCTCACCCCCGGTCCGTCGAAATTCGCGGCTACCGCCCCGCTTTCCGCCATGACGGGTTCAACGGCGGCGGCGAAATCACTTGCCGCCGCGCGGGATTGAAGCTGCGCCCGACCGGGTTCCTCAAAGCGCAGCAGTGGCGGGAAAAGGGTCGAGGGGCTGACCTGCCCCGATGGGCTGAGCGTCGAGAGTGTGACGCGCACGTCACGCCAGCTTTCGGCGCTGTTTTGAAAAACGGTGGCGCCGCGCCGCAAGGCAAGCGTTTCGGTCTCACGATCAAGAAACAGATCGTATGTCGGCTGCCAGGAGGCAGAGACGGGGTATTGCGTGCTGACAGTGACCTCGCCCGCGTCGGGGACGGAGATCGACAGCACCAGCAGTGCACCGGGATCGGCAGGCGGTGTGAGGGCTGCGAGGGCCGCGCGGGCGTCGCTGAGCGCCTCCTCGAGATCAGGGCGCTGTGCGCTGATCTCGCGGGCCGATCGCTCGGCGGCAACGCGGGCCTGTGTGCCGCTCAGCGTCTGTGCCTCGATCATCCTTGCCACATTCGCGAGCGCATCCGGGTCCGAGGGCAGTGTCTTGCTTGACCAAAGGCCCGACAGAAACGTCACGCGCGCTTCAGCGGCGCTGGCAACGAGGCGCGCGTCCTCGATGCGGTCGTCAAGTTGGCGCAAATCCTCCTCCGCCTGCTCCACCTCCGCACGGGCGGCGGTGATCTCGGGGGTGTCTGCGTCGGGGGCGGGGGGCAACGCATTCTGGCGCAGGCGAGTGCTGCGTAGGGTGGCGCCATCGACCGTGACGCGCAGCCGTGCGGGGTCAATCCCGCGCGGCAGGTCGGGCAGGATGATTTCATGCGCGCCCGCTGCTACCGCCACGTCGATCTGTCGGGTCACGGTAGCAAAACCGGGATAGACTGTCACGGATGTCGGCGCGGAGGTGGCCGTGTAGGTTTCGGCAAGGGCCGGACCGGTGAGGATCAGCAAAGCGGTGAGGGCGAGGCGCATGGCGGGTCTCCTGTGTGTTGGATCAAACATGCCCCGCCGCGTGCCAAAGAAAAAGGGGCGCCGTGGGGCACCCCTTCCGCAATTGTTCGTTTCGGCGGGTTTCAGCCCTTCTTGAGCACTTCGCGGCCCAGAAGCTCTGCGATCTGCACGGCGTTCAGGGCTGCCCCCTTGCGCAGGTTGTCGCTGACGCACCACATGTTCAGGCCGTTGTCGATAGTGCTGTCCTGGCGAATGCGGCTGATGAAGGTCGCAAAATCGCCCACGCATTCGATGGGCGTGACGTATCCGCCATCCTCGCGCTTGTCGATCACCATGACACCGGGCGCCTCGCGCAGGATGTCGCGCGCTTCGTTCTCGTCAAGGTGGTCTTCGAACTCGATGTTGATCGCCTCGGAATGGCCGACAAAGACCGGCACGCGCACGCAAGTGGCCGTGACCTTGATCGACGGATCGACGATCTTTTTGGTTTCGGCGACCATCTTCCATTCTTCCTTGGTCTCGCCGCTGTCCATGAACACGTCGATATGCGGGATCACGTTGAACGCGATCTGCTTGGTGAACTTCGACGGGGGCACGTCGGACGTCGGATTGTAGATGGATTTGGTCTGATCCCACAGCTCGTCCGCGCCTTCCTTGCCCGCGCCGGAGACGGATTGATAGGTGCTGACCACGACGCGCTTGATGCGCGCGCGGTCGTGCAGGGGCTTGAGCGCCACCACCATCTGCGCGGTCGAGCAGTTGGGATTGGCGATGATGTTCTTCTTGGAATAGCCGTGGATGGCCTGCGGGTTCACTTCGGGCACGATCAACGGAATCTCGCTGTCGTAGCGGTAGAGCGATGAGTTGTCGATCACCACGCAGCCTGCCGCGGCGGCCTTGGGCGCGTATTTCTTTGTCGCCTCGGAGCCGACGGCAAACAGGGCCATATCCCAACCCGCAAAGTCGAAGGTATCGAGGTCTTTCGTCTTGAGTGTCTTGTCACCAAAGCTGACTTCCGTGCCCAGCGATTTGCGGCTGGCAAGGACCGTGATTTCATCCACGGGGAACTGGCGCTCGGCCAGGATGTTCAGCATTTCACGGCCCACGTTTCCGGTGGCACCCGCGATGACGACGCGATAACCCATTTTTTCTCTCCAATTAGGGTGGGTAGTGCGCGCCTGTTATACGCGATTGCCCCGGTTGGAAAGGGGCGCGGCGCTCACGTTGGCGCGTCGCGGGAAAACAGATACACCGCAAGCCCCAGCGTCAGCAGCGCGGCAAAGAAGATCAGGATCATCCAATAGGGCGCGACCGCACCGGCCGCAGGGTCAACGCCGCTGTAGATTCGCCCGGTCGCGAATTGCGCGATGCCCACACCCCCGATGGAGCACAGGTTCAGCATCGTGACCCCGCGCCCGACCAGATGCGGCGGCAGGAAGCTGCGCCCGTGGGCCATGATCGCGGGATAGGTCGAGCCAAAAAAGCCTATCAGGCACATGATCGCCGCGACATACAGGATCGAGCGGTCCGGCGCGCCGATCAGCGCCAGCGTCGATATCAGCAGCAGCGCAGAGCCGCCAAAGATGATCCATTTGCGGCTGGGGATGATGCGGTCGGCGGCGGAATAGGCCATCGGCCCCACGACCATCGCCAGACCCATGGCAAGGCTGGCCTGCCCGATCACGCGGGGCGGGGCGGCAAAGACCTCGGCCAGATAGGGGCCGATCCACAGGCCGCGCAGCGCGCCGACCTCGGCGTAGCTGACCAGCATCAGCGGAAAGATGAACCAAAGCGCGCGGATGCGCAGCACGGCGGCAAAACTGCCGACCTCGGTCTGCGGGCCCTTCACCGGGTCACGCACCAGCACGAGAATCCCCAGCGCGGTGGCCGAAGACGCGGCACAGAGCGCCCACATCGCCGCGCGCCAGCCAATCGTCTCGGCGGCGAGCGTCATGGGGTAGGAGGCGACGAGATTACCCAGCGTGCCGATCCCGACCATGAGGGCGGCAAGAAAGGCAAAGCGATCCGTCGGGTGATCCAGCGCAAATATGTAATAGCTTGCCATCAGTACGGGCGCGCAGCCCACGCCGATCAGTGTCATCGCGACCGAGATATGCAGCGGGCTGCTCGCCAGCGCGAACACCGCCGATCCGCCACCCGCGCCCAGCAGCATCAACCCGGCGGCGGTCCGGCGGGGTCCGTGGGTATCCAGCGCCCAGCCGATGGGCGGCTGCAACGCGGCAAAGGCGATGAACCACAGCCCCGAGGCAAAGGCGAGATCCTGCGGCGTGGCACCCAGATCGCTTTGCAGGAACGGGCTGAGCACCGCCAGAAAGGCGCGAAAGAACTGGCTGAGCACATAGGCAAAGGCCAGCAGGGCAAGGCCCGCGTTCACCCGCGCGTGGCCTGCCATTTGGCCGCAAGGCCGCGGGCGGCGGTGCCCAGCAACAGCACGTCCGCGCCAACGGCCACGAATTGCGCGCCCGCCTCAAGCGCGGCGTTGGTCATCGGATCGCGGGTCGACAGGATGCCGGGCGCCTTGCCCGCCGCGCGGATCCGGGTGATCGCGTCCATGATTGCGGCCTGTACGTCGGGGTGTTCGGGATTGCTCATGTGGCCCATGTCGGCGGCCAGATCGGAAGGGCCGATAAAGACGCCGTGCACGCCCTCGACGGCAAGGATCTCATCCAGCGCGGCCAGCCCCGCGCGATTTTCGACCTGCACCAGAAGGCAGATCTGCGCGTCCGCCGTCTTGCCGTAGTCGGCGATGGTGCTGAACCCTGCCGCGCGGCTCAGCGCAAAGCCGACACCGCGCACGCCGTGGGGCGGGTAGGTGACGTCGCGCACCAGCTGTTCGGCCTGTGCGGCGCTTTCCACCATGGGCACCAG
Protein-coding regions in this window:
- a CDS encoding aldolase/citrate lyase family protein, yielding MPAPINPFKKALADGEIQFGCWLGIPTGFTTELMGHAGFDWLVIDGEHGPQDYRATLNALQVLAGTPAHPVVRVPVGDTVIIKQMLDLGAQTLLVPMVESAAQAEQLVRDVTYPPHGVRGVGFALSRAAGFSTIADYGKTADAQICLLVQVENRAGLAALDEILAVEGVHGVFIGPSDLAADMGHMSNPEHPDVQAAIMDAITRIRAAGKAPGILSTRDPMTNAALEAGAQFVAVGADVLLLGTAARGLAAKWQATRG
- a CDS encoding sodium-dependent bicarbonate transport family permease, with the translated sequence MSDLLSLAGQNLLSPIILSFVLGLAASLARSDLSIPEAVAKGMSIYLLFAIGFKGGASVASYGLDARLGFSLLAGVILSALLPLIAFALLKVMTGMSRLDAAAVAAHYGSISIVTFVAATSVLEGRGVESEGYMVAVAAAMEAPAILSALWLISRGGGDAAKGMDSALIREIMLNGSIVLLVGSFFIGWATGERGLAEISSFIVNPFKGVLCLFLLDMGLVAGRGLRGGGKVLTPGVLAFGVLMPLIGSAFGLGAGLLLGLSSGGVALMMVLSASASYIAVPAAMRVALPEANPSLYLTLSLGVTFPFNLTVGIPLYVGVAMAMTGG
- a CDS encoding aspartate-semialdehyde dehydrogenase, with product MGYRVVIAGATGNVGREMLNILAERQFPVDEITVLASRKSLGTEVSFGDKTLKTKDLDTFDFAGWDMALFAVGSEATKKYAPKAAAAGCVVIDNSSLYRYDSEIPLIVPEVNPQAIHGYSKKNIIANPNCSTAQMVVALKPLHDRARIKRVVVSTYQSVSGAGKEGADELWDQTKSIYNPTSDVPPSKFTKQIAFNVIPHIDVFMDSGETKEEWKMVAETKKIVDPSIKVTATCVRVPVFVGHSEAINIEFEDHLDENEARDILREAPGVMVIDKREDGGYVTPIECVGDFATFISRIRQDSTIDNGLNMWCVSDNLRKGAALNAVQIAELLGREVLKKG
- a CDS encoding DUF4139 domain-containing protein; the encoded protein is MRLALTALLILTGPALAETYTATSAPTSVTVYPGFATVTRQIDVAVAAGAHEIILPDLPRGIDPARLRVTVDGATLRSTRLRQNALPPAPDADTPEITAARAEVEQAEEDLRQLDDRIEDARLVASAAEARVTFLSGLWSSKTLPSDPDALANVARMIEAQTLSGTQARVAAERSAREISAQRPDLEEALSDARAALAALTPPADPGALLVLSISVPDAGEVTVSTQYPVSASWQPTYDLFLDRETETLALRRGATVFQNSAESWRDVRVTLSTLSPSGQVSPSTLFPPLLRFEEPGRAQLQSRAAASDFAAAVEPVMAESGAVAANFDGPGVSYPVPESIDIAPGADGARVALDTLRFDARLFARAVPAFDTTAFLMAEAVNSSAEPLLAAPVAQLFVDGGLVGQTAFAAVAAGASITQAFGPIEDLRLTRTVLDRSDGDRGIINRSNQRLQFTRLEIENLGQESWEVELREAVPYSEQDDLTVNWAADPAPTTANVDDTRGLLEWSFTLGAGGERAITLEQDIRWPEGTNLR
- a CDS encoding carbonic anhydrase, producing the protein MHEAKPLPSYLVQRYQGWKVTSYAENRAWYQKLATDGQHPRAMVISCCDSRVNVISMFGAEQGELFIHRNIANLVPPYQPDGKEHGTSAAIEYAVQVLKVAHLIVLGHSNCGGVQGCLNMCRGDAPELEGNHSFVGRWMDILRPKYDDVKDIGDEDTQLRALEKSSVMMSLENLMSFPWLADKVAEDTLTLHGLWVDISAGTLEFYDTQEARFRAV
- a CDS encoding MFS transporter; this encodes MNAGLALLAFAYVLSQFFRAFLAVLSPFLQSDLGATPQDLAFASGLWFIAFAALQPPIGWALDTHGPRRTAAGLMLLGAGGGSAVFALASSPLHISVAMTLIGVGCAPVLMASYYIFALDHPTDRFAFLAALMVGIGTLGNLVASYPMTLAAETIGWRAAMWALCAASSATALGILVLVRDPVKGPQTEVGSFAAVLRIRALWFIFPLMLVSYAEVGALRGLWIGPYLAEVFAAPPRVIGQASLAMGLAMVVGPMAYSAADRIIPSRKWIIFGGSALLLISTLALIGAPDRSILYVAAIMCLIGFFGSTYPAIMAHGRSFLPPHLVGRGVTMLNLCSIGGVGIAQFATGRIYSGVDPAAGAVAPYWMILIFFAALLTLGLAVYLFSRDAPT
- a CDS encoding P-II family nitrogen regulator yields the protein MQTHKAKRVEITIENVMQSRLTNALEGAGVTGYSILPVLGGSGRSGAWTRAGQVSRAQGMVQVVCIIRPDRLDALLDAAFAVVERHIGVVSVVDCDVLRAERF